A part of Thermoflexus hugenholtzii JAD2 genomic DNA contains:
- a CDS encoding response regulator produces the protein MRLLIVEQNPDMRLLYRIGLRNVPWEIREAGTMAEALEQVTAHHPDIVLIGEELPDGDPFELCAWIKSNPETRDIVVAITVYYMDGLIRRRSQEVEADACWLGPIPPRELPKRLEELYHQVRQAVAGGNNGSSNRPPQG, from the coding sequence ATGAGACTCCTGATTGTGGAACAAAACCCGGATATGCGGCTGCTCTACCGCATCGGCCTGCGCAACGTGCCGTGGGAGATCCGAGAGGCGGGCACGATGGCGGAGGCCCTGGAGCAGGTGACGGCGCACCATCCGGACATCGTCCTGATCGGCGAGGAGCTGCCGGATGGGGATCCCTTCGAGCTCTGCGCCTGGATCAAGTCGAATCCGGAGACCCGGGACATTGTGGTGGCCATCACGGTTTACTATATGGACGGACTGATCCGGCGGCGGAGCCAAGAGGTGGAGGCGGACGCCTGCTGGCTGGGCCCGATCCCGCCCCGGGAGCTGCCCAAGCGGCTGGAGGAGCTCTATCACCAGGTCCGGCAGGCCGTCGCCGGTGGGAACAACGGGTCCTCGAATCGCCCGCCGCAAGGATAA
- a CDS encoding methylated-DNA--[protein]-cysteine S-methyltransferase, translated as MHWSMAEGTPLGTLWVVAGARGVRRVIFGEDAASEWAALQAAHPEWIRWDGGLAAQAIAQILEYLRGKRKTFTVPLDPEGTAFQQAVWRETLRIPYGRTITYAELARRIGRPGATRAVGQALGANPLPILIPCHRVVASDGSLGGYTGGLSLKQWLLLLEGVAETLPAQKR; from the coding sequence ATGCACTGGTCGATGGCGGAGGGGACACCGCTGGGGACGCTGTGGGTGGTGGCGGGGGCGCGGGGCGTGCGACGGGTGATCTTCGGGGAGGACGCCGCTTCGGAGTGGGCGGCCCTTCAGGCGGCCCACCCCGAGTGGATCCGGTGGGACGGCGGCTTAGCCGCCCAGGCCATCGCCCAGATCCTGGAGTATTTGCGGGGGAAACGGAAAACGTTCACCGTCCCTCTGGATCCGGAGGGCACGGCCTTTCAGCAGGCGGTCTGGCGGGAGACGCTGCGCATCCCGTATGGGCGGACGATCACATATGCAGAGCTGGCGCGGCGCATCGGACGGCCGGGGGCGACCCGGGCCGTGGGACAAGCCCTCGGGGCGAACCCCCTTCCCATCCTCATCCCCTGTCACCGGGTGGTCGCCTCGGACGGGAGCCTGGGGGGCTACACCGGGGGGCTCTCCCTCAAGCAATGGCTCCTCCTGCTAGAGGGCGTTGCAGAAACCCTCCCCGCACAGAAGCGCTGA
- a CDS encoding LysM peptidoglycan-binding domain-containing protein — protein MRRTAGWLLAAWIGLALMGLTVAGLAGSGPRALAQAAVTATPRPDGSIVHTVQEGDTLFGLALLYGTTVDEIRALNGLDSDLLIVGQELLIRPPQAAPAAPSPTPAPVARQPGALCTGAFEDRNGNDQREEGEPWIAGVRIALVNGRGFQQTLISQAGQPACARDLEPGYYLLALDDPAGYQASGFPRREVWLPWNAEVTLLFGLRPAAASPAPTPLPAPAAASASGLDLTRLGEALLLAAGFLALLLVGGAVGYWVGQRRARPR, from the coding sequence ATGCGTCGAACCGCTGGCTGGCTGCTCGCGGCATGGATCGGGCTCGCCCTGATGGGCCTCACAGTGGCCGGTCTGGCCGGCTCCGGACCCCGGGCCCTGGCCCAGGCGGCGGTCACCGCCACCCCGCGCCCCGATGGCTCGATCGTCCACACCGTGCAGGAGGGGGACACCCTCTTCGGCCTCGCCCTGCTTTACGGCACCACCGTAGACGAGATCCGGGCCCTGAACGGGCTGGACTCGGACCTGCTGATCGTCGGCCAGGAGCTCCTGATCCGGCCGCCGCAGGCTGCCCCGGCCGCTCCTTCGCCGACGCCCGCGCCCGTGGCGCGCCAGCCGGGGGCGCTGTGCACCGGGGCCTTCGAGGATCGGAACGGGAACGACCAGAGGGAAGAGGGGGAGCCCTGGATCGCGGGGGTGCGCATCGCCCTGGTGAACGGGCGCGGCTTTCAGCAGACTCTGATCTCCCAAGCCGGCCAGCCGGCCTGCGCCCGGGATCTGGAGCCGGGTTACTATCTCCTCGCCCTGGACGATCCGGCCGGCTACCAAGCCTCCGGCTTCCCGCGACGGGAGGTCTGGTTGCCATGGAACGCGGAAGTGACCCTGCTCTTCGGGCTCCGCCCGGCTGCCGCGTCCCCGGCCCCCACTCCTTTGCCGGCCCCTGCCGCGGCGAGCGCCTCCGGCCTCGATCTCACCCGCCTGGGGGAGGCGCTGCTGCTCGCCGCCGGGTTCCTCGCATTGCTGCTGGTCGGGGGTGCGGTCGGCTACTGGGTCGGCCAGCGGCGCGCCCGGCCGCGGTGA
- the glmU gene encoding bifunctional UDP-N-acetylglucosamine diphosphorylase/glucosamine-1-phosphate N-acetyltransferase GlmU, whose product MTWTGVILAAGLSTRFRSERPKVIHPLAGRPMIRHSIEALRAAGSPHPPVVVIGPAADLVREAAGPGVRFVRQPAPRGTGDAVRWAEPLLREEASDLLITYADLPLVRPETYRRLMEAHRARRATLTLLTARLSDPTGYGRVVRDEAGRVVRVVEQAEASPEERRLSEINVGVYAVRAAWLWPALARLQPSPVKGELYLTDLVALAVADGEPVEAVPLEDPEEALGVNTRVQLAEAERILRRRINARWMLEGVTLVDPDRVYIGMEAIIGPDTVIYPDTYIEGETRIGRRCRIGPNAILRDAVIGDDCVVEASVVEGAVLADRVHVGPFAHLRPGTRLAEEVRVGNFAEIKNSVVGPRTRMHHFGYLGDATVGADVNIGAGTVTCNYDGVRKHPTVIEDGAFIGSDTMLVAPVRVGRGAKTGAGSVVTRDVPPETLVYGVPARPRPASGSE is encoded by the coding sequence ATGACGTGGACGGGAGTGATCCTGGCGGCGGGGTTAAGCACCCGCTTCCGCTCCGAGCGGCCGAAGGTGATCCATCCCCTGGCCGGCCGCCCGATGATCCGACACAGCATCGAGGCCCTGCGGGCGGCCGGATCGCCCCATCCTCCCGTGGTGGTCATCGGACCGGCTGCGGACCTGGTCCGGGAGGCGGCCGGCCCGGGGGTGCGCTTCGTCCGGCAGCCGGCCCCCCGAGGAACCGGCGACGCCGTCCGGTGGGCCGAGCCGCTCCTGCGGGAGGAGGCCTCCGACCTCCTGATCACCTATGCGGATCTCCCGCTGGTGCGTCCCGAAACCTACCGGCGCCTGATGGAGGCTCACCGGGCGCGAAGGGCCACGCTCACCCTCCTCACCGCCCGGCTCTCGGATCCCACCGGCTACGGCCGGGTGGTCCGGGATGAAGCCGGGCGGGTGGTGCGGGTGGTGGAGCAGGCCGAGGCGAGCCCGGAGGAGCGGCGCCTCTCGGAGATCAACGTAGGGGTCTACGCGGTGCGGGCGGCCTGGCTCTGGCCCGCCCTGGCCCGGCTGCAGCCCAGCCCGGTGAAGGGCGAGCTCTACCTCACGGATCTCGTCGCCCTGGCCGTGGCGGACGGCGAGCCGGTGGAGGCGGTGCCCCTGGAGGATCCAGAGGAAGCCTTAGGGGTCAACACCCGGGTTCAGCTGGCCGAGGCCGAGCGCATCCTGCGGCGGCGGATCAACGCCCGCTGGATGCTGGAGGGGGTCACCCTGGTCGATCCGGACCGCGTGTATATCGGGATGGAGGCGATCATCGGCCCGGACACCGTGATCTATCCGGACACTTACATCGAGGGGGAGACGCGGATCGGCCGCCGCTGTCGCATCGGGCCCAACGCCATCCTGCGGGACGCGGTGATCGGGGATGATTGCGTGGTGGAGGCGTCGGTGGTGGAGGGCGCCGTGCTGGCGGATCGCGTCCACGTGGGGCCCTTCGCCCACCTCCGCCCGGGGACGCGGCTGGCGGAGGAGGTGCGGGTGGGGAACTTCGCCGAGATCAAGAACAGCGTCGTCGGCCCGCGGACCCGGATGCACCATTTCGGCTATCTGGGGGACGCCACGGTGGGCGCCGATGTGAACATCGGGGCGGGGACGGTGACCTGCAACTACGACGGGGTGCGCAAGCATCCCACGGTGATCGAGGATGGGGCTTTCATCGGCAGCGACACGATGCTGGTGGCCCCGGTGCGGGTGGGGCGCGGGGCCAAAACCGGCGCCGGTTCCGTGGTGACCCGCGACGTCCCGCCGGAGACGCTGGTCTATGGGGTGCCGGCGCGCCCTCGCCCGGCCTCGGGATCCGAGTGA
- a CDS encoding pyridoxal phosphate-dependent aminotransferase, giving the protein MVKARTADRVTHFTESVIREMTRWAHQFGAINLAQGFPDFPAPEALKEAAARAIREDHNQYAITWGSPRLRAAIAEKYRRFYGMEVDPERHITVCCGATECMIATLLALLNPGDEVIIFEPFYENYGPDTWISGAKPVYVPLHPPDWTFDPDALRRAFSPRTRAIILNTPHNPTGHVFSEEELRFIAELCQRYDAYAITDEIYEHILYDGHRHIPIATLPGMWERTVTISGMSKSYAVTGWRIGWCIAPEDLTGAIRKVHDFLTVGAPAPLQEASAVALQFPPAYYEALRADYDRRRRLLVDALEELGFEVWRPQGAYYVMTDFRAFGFEDDTAFAMHLVREIGVAVVPGSSFYAHPERGRSQVRFAFCKREETLREAVARLSRLRARRAALGAA; this is encoded by the coding sequence ATGGTGAAGGCTCGCACTGCAGATCGCGTAACGCATTTCACCGAATCCGTCATCCGGGAGATGACCCGGTGGGCCCATCAGTTTGGAGCCATCAACCTGGCCCAGGGGTTCCCGGATTTCCCTGCCCCGGAGGCCCTGAAGGAGGCGGCCGCCCGGGCCATCCGGGAGGACCACAACCAGTATGCCATCACCTGGGGGAGTCCTCGCCTGCGCGCCGCCATCGCCGAAAAATATCGCCGCTTTTACGGCATGGAGGTCGACCCGGAGCGGCACATCACGGTGTGCTGCGGGGCTACGGAGTGCATGATTGCCACCCTGCTTGCCCTGCTCAACCCCGGCGACGAGGTAATCATCTTTGAGCCCTTCTACGAGAACTACGGGCCAGACACCTGGATCAGCGGGGCGAAGCCGGTCTACGTCCCCCTGCATCCGCCCGACTGGACCTTCGACCCGGACGCGTTGCGGCGGGCCTTCTCCCCCCGCACCCGGGCCATCATCCTCAACACGCCGCACAACCCCACCGGCCACGTGTTCTCAGAGGAGGAGCTCCGCTTCATCGCCGAGCTGTGCCAGCGCTACGATGCCTATGCCATCACGGATGAGATCTACGAGCACATCCTCTACGATGGCCACCGCCACATCCCCATCGCCACCCTCCCCGGGATGTGGGAGCGCACGGTCACCATCAGCGGGATGTCGAAGTCCTACGCGGTGACCGGATGGCGCATCGGCTGGTGCATCGCCCCGGAGGACCTCACCGGCGCGATCCGCAAGGTCCACGACTTCCTCACGGTGGGCGCGCCAGCTCCCCTCCAGGAGGCGAGCGCTGTGGCCCTACAGTTCCCGCCCGCGTATTACGAGGCGCTGCGGGCGGATTACGACCGCCGGCGGCGGCTGTTGGTGGACGCTCTGGAGGAGCTGGGGTTCGAGGTCTGGCGGCCTCAAGGAGCTTATTACGTGATGACGGACTTCCGGGCCTTCGGCTTCGAGGACGACACCGCCTTCGCCATGCACCTGGTCCGGGAGATCGGCGTGGCCGTGGTCCCCGGCTCCAGCTTCTACGCCCACCCGGAGCGAGGGCGCAGCCAGGTCCGCTTCGCCTTCTGCAAGCGGGAGGAGACCCTGCGGGAGGCGGTGGCGCGTCTCAGCCGGTTGCGGGCGCGCCGGGCGGCGTTGGGGGCTGCCTGA